Below is a window of Pyrobaculum aerophilum str. IM2 DNA.
GTGTTGGGTAATTACTTGACGTCTGCCTTGCGCGAGGCTGGCATAGACTGCCTCTGCCTCCCCAGACACTTCAAGTGCAGGGGAGATATTGCGCAGTGCGCGGCCGTGTGGACGCTCGTGGGAAGGTATAAGATATGCCCCGGCGAATGCTCCGGCGTGCCCGTCGCCGAGATTGACGGCGTTGTTTTTTTAAGGCGCGGGGGCGGGAGGACTTGCGGCTGGGAGCTGGGGAGGCGTTGTGAAAACCAGGTGGAAGTGCAATTCAAACCGCCGGCGTGGCCAATAATCGTTGTGGACTTGTCTCTCTGGGAGGAGCACACAAGGGGGGAAAAACACGAATTAGTGGAACAAATTCTGGCGACGCTGGGGGCTGTGAGGCGGTTTTTGTGGGACGGCAACCTCTGGATTACAAACGCCTCCGGCGAGTTCATAGAGCTTCTTAATTTACACGCCAGAGGCCTTGTGCACAAGATGGGGGTATTTGACAAAATGCCGCAACTGGAGAACCCGGTGGTCCTCGACCCCGAGGGGCCGTGTCTATTCACCGAGGAGGTAGCGAGGGGCTATTCTGAGTTTATAATAGGGGGGATTGTGGACAAGGAGAGGACGGCGAAGTCCGCCACGGCGAGGCTCGCGGAGCTCATAGGCGTGTCTAAAAGGTGTAGAATTGAGCTAAGGGGTTCCCGCGTGGGGGTCCCCGACAGGATTAACAAAATTGCAGAGATTGTGTTGAGGACGTGGGCCGGCGAGCCGTTGGAAAAGGCGATTTTGGCGACGCAGGCAAAAAGAGACAGAGTATACCGCTTAATGTGGGAAATACAAAAAAGGGCTGGGAGATCGCAAGGGGGCTATTTAACTCTGAGCAGAAAGGCGCTTGAAGAGGCCAATTGGCTCGGGGCGCCGTGGGAGGAGGTGGAGCTGGCCTTGAGGAAACTCCGCGTGAAAATTCTCGACTAGGCCCTAGCCGCCCTTTTGATAAAAGCCACCACCTCCTCTATATCTCTCCTCACCATTTCCTCGCTGGCGTATCTAGAAACCTCAGCGTCGCCGTCAAGGCCGTTGTATTGAAACTCGTGCAAGTCCAGAGCCAGCTCCACCATCAGCCTCAACTCCCTATCGCCGACGATAGCCGCCACCTCCCGCATGCGCGATGTGGGCATTACGGCAATTATCCACTCTCCCCTCTCTACCACTTTGGCGGGGCTAATCCTGCGCCTGCCCGGAAAAGCCGCCACTATTCTATCTCTGTGCGCCGCGGCGACGGCCGCCAAATAGGCCTTGACGGCTTGAAACGCCTTACCAGCGGCGTTTCGGATGAGGCCGTTTTTTAAAAACTCCTCGGCCAGCTCGGCCTCGTACAACGCCTCTTTTAAGCGGTCTCGCCGGTACTTTTCTAAATCCACCCAAGGCTTGGAGAGAGCAATCACGATAAATGCCGCGGGTAAAAATTTAAAACTTTCCCCACGCCTCTCACCCTCTCAACGCCTCTTTTAAAACGCGGTAGGCATTGCGCCACGCCACCGCCTCGATTTCCTCCTCCGTGAAGCCGACCTCTCTTAACGCGTTTATGAAGTTCGGAATCTTATCCGCCGACTCAAGCCCCTGGGGAGTAGCCGAGATGCCCAGGTAGTCAGTCCCCAGCGCCAGCACCTCTACTCCGAACTTGTCCTTCACATACGCCGCGTGTCTGGCCAAGTCTCTAGGGGTTGGGCTCTGGGAAATTGTCCCGGGGATAAAGGTAAGCCCCAAGACGCCGCCGTTGTCTAACAACGCTTTTATTACGTCGTCGTCTACATTTCTGGGGTGGGGGTTGACGGCGCGGACATTCGCGTGGCTGATAACCACCGGCTTTTTAGCGATTTTCAACACGTCGAGGGCCGTCTGTTTGCTGGCGTGGGCTAAGTCCACCACCATGCCCAGCCTCTGCGCCTCCTCTACTAGCTCCTCCCCTGAGGCGGTCAGCCCTCCATCTCTCCTCGAGTAACAAGAGTGGCCCCATTTATTGTCTAAATTCCACGTAATGCCAACGGCCCTGACTCCCATTTTGTACAGAAGGCGGAGATCCTCTACCGTATACAAGACGTCGGCGCCCTCCAACGCGATGAGGAATTTAACCCCAGGGGCGTACAAGTCACCCCTCCCCTCCACGAGCTTGACGCCGTGTCGCTCGGAAATTGTGTAGTACACCTTTAACCCCTCTAAAATCAGCTCTCTGCTCGGAGTCCAGGAGCCGTAGGCGTTTACAAATGGGAAAACCGCCGCGAACACTAAATCCACGCCGGCGCGGCGGAGCTTGGGCAAGTCGCTCTGCCTCCCGCCATAGTCCTGGTCAAATGGAGGGGGGTTTAAAGAAGTGAGGAAATAGTAGGCGATGTCTTGGTGGAGATCAACAATCATGCTGGCTCACCGGCAAGAAATACGCAGAAAGCCAT
It encodes the following:
- the trm10 gene encoding tRNA (adenine(9)-N1)-methyltransferase Trm10; translated protein: MLGNYLTSALREAGIDCLCLPRHFKCRGDIAQCAAVWTLVGRYKICPGECSGVPVAEIDGVVFLRRGGGRTCGWELGRRCENQVEVQFKPPAWPIIVVDLSLWEEHTRGEKHELVEQILATLGAVRRFLWDGNLWITNASGEFIELLNLHARGLVHKMGVFDKMPQLENPVVLDPEGPCLFTEEVARGYSEFIIGGIVDKERTAKSATARLAELIGVSKRCRIELRGSRVGVPDRINKIAEIVLRTWAGEPLEKAILATQAKRDRVYRLMWEIQKRAGRSQGGYLTLSRKALEEANWLGAPWEEVELALRKLRVKILD
- a CDS encoding PaREP1 family protein; translated protein: MIALSKPWVDLEKYRRDRLKEALYEAELAEEFLKNGLIRNAAGKAFQAVKAYLAAVAAAHRDRIVAAFPGRRRISPAKVVERGEWIIAVMPTSRMREVAAIVGDRELRLMVELALDLHEFQYNGLDGDAEVSRYASEEMVRRDIEEVVAFIKRAARA
- a CDS encoding dipeptidase, translating into MIVDLHQDIAYYFLTSLNPPPFDQDYGGRQSDLPKLRRAGVDLVFAAVFPFVNAYGSWTPSRELILEGLKVYYTISERHGVKLVEGRGDLYAPGVKFLIALEGADVLYTVEDLRLLYKMGVRAVGITWNLDNKWGHSCYSRRDGGLTASGEELVEEAQRLGMVVDLAHASKQTALDVLKIAKKPVVISHANVRAVNPHPRNVDDDVIKALLDNGGVLGLTFIPGTISQSPTPRDLARHAAYVKDKFGVEVLALGTDYLGISATPQGLESADKIPNFINALREVGFTEEEIEAVAWRNAYRVLKEALRG